Proteins encoded in a region of the Vicia villosa cultivar HV-30 ecotype Madison, WI linkage group LG5, Vvil1.0, whole genome shotgun sequence genome:
- the LOC131601270 gene encoding lysine--tRNA ligase, chloroplastic/mitochondrial-like isoform X2, translating into MYLGKNYRKEGISEEMIQGQFSSIVKRKRLVDQQFEQLKAHVDVGDILGAKGTEKRTKKKRYVDMIANPEVADVFRKRAKVVSGIRRTIDSLGYVEVESPVLQGAAEGAEARPFVTYHNSLGRDLYLRIATELHLKRTLVDGFEKVFEIGRIFRNEEISTCHNPEFTTIEVMNYLLVLCNNN; encoded by the exons ATGTATTTGGGAAAG AATTATCGCAAGGAGGGCATTTCGGAAGAGATGATTCAGGGACAATTCAG CTCTATAGTGAAAAGGAAAAGACTTGTAGATCAACAGTTTGAGCAATTGAAGGCACATGTTGATGTGGGTGATATACTAGGTGCAAAAGGAACAGAAAAACgcacaaaaaaaaaaag GTATGTAGATATGATTGCAAATCCAGAGGTAGCTGATGTATTCCGCAAAAGAGCAAAG GTTGTATCAGGGATACGAAGGACAATAGATTCTTTAGGTTATGTTGAGGTAGAATCTCCAGTTTTGCAG GGAGCAGCTGAGGGAGCAGAGGCCAGACCATTTGTCACATATCATAATTCTCTCGGAAGGGACTTATATTTGAGAATTGCAACTGAATTGCACCTAAAGAGAACGCTG GTGGATGGGTTTGAAAAAGTATTCGAGATTGGTCGAATATTTAGGAATGAAGAAATTTCAACTTGTCATAATCCTGAATTTACAACTATAGAG GTGATGAATTACCTGCTGGTACTGTGCAACAATAATTAA
- the LOC131601270 gene encoding lysine--tRNA ligase, chloroplastic/mitochondrial-like isoform X5: MIQGQFSSIVKRKRLVDQQFEQLKAHVDVGDILGAKGTEKRTKKKRYVDMIANPEVADVFRKRAKVVSGIRRTIDSLGYVEVESPVLQGAAEGAEARPFVTYHNSLGRDLYLRIATELHLKRTLVDGFEKVFEIGRIFRNEEISTCHNPEFTTIEVFFDLAHLCLQH; this comes from the exons ATGATTCAGGGACAATTCAG CTCTATAGTGAAAAGGAAAAGACTTGTAGATCAACAGTTTGAGCAATTGAAGGCACATGTTGATGTGGGTGATATACTAGGTGCAAAAGGAACAGAAAAACgcacaaaaaaaaaaag GTATGTAGATATGATTGCAAATCCAGAGGTAGCTGATGTATTCCGCAAAAGAGCAAAG GTTGTATCAGGGATACGAAGGACAATAGATTCTTTAGGTTATGTTGAGGTAGAATCTCCAGTTTTGCAG GGAGCAGCTGAGGGAGCAGAGGCCAGACCATTTGTCACATATCATAATTCTCTCGGAAGGGACTTATATTTGAGAATTGCAACTGAATTGCACCTAAAGAGAACGCTG GTGGATGGGTTTGAAAAAGTATTCGAGATTGGTCGAATATTTAGGAATGAAGAAATTTCAACTTGTCATAATCCTGAATTTACAACTATAGAG GTGTTTTTTGATTTAGCCCATCTTTGTCTTCAGCATTGA
- the LOC131601270 gene encoding lysine--tRNA ligase, chloroplastic/mitochondrial-like isoform X3, with translation MYLGKNYRKEGISEEMIQGQFSSIVKRKRLVDQQFEQLKAHVDVGDILGAKGTEKRTKKRYVDMIANPEVADVFRKRAKVVSGIRRTIDSLGYVEVESPVLQGAAEGAEARPFVTYHNSLGRDLYLRIATELHLKRTLVDGFEKVFEIGRIFRNEEISTCHNPEFTTIEVFFDLAHLCLQH, from the exons ATGTATTTGGGAAAG AATTATCGCAAGGAGGGCATTTCGGAAGAGATGATTCAGGGACAATTCAG CTCTATAGTGAAAAGGAAAAGACTTGTAGATCAACAGTTTGAGCAATTGAAGGCACATGTTGATGTGGGTGATATACTAGGTGCAAAAGGAACAGAAAAACgcacaaaaaaaa GGTATGTAGATATGATTGCAAATCCAGAGGTAGCTGATGTATTCCGCAAAAGAGCAAAG GTTGTATCAGGGATACGAAGGACAATAGATTCTTTAGGTTATGTTGAGGTAGAATCTCCAGTTTTGCAG GGAGCAGCTGAGGGAGCAGAGGCCAGACCATTTGTCACATATCATAATTCTCTCGGAAGGGACTTATATTTGAGAATTGCAACTGAATTGCACCTAAAGAGAACGCTG GTGGATGGGTTTGAAAAAGTATTCGAGATTGGTCGAATATTTAGGAATGAAGAAATTTCAACTTGTCATAATCCTGAATTTACAACTATAGAG GTGTTTTTTGATTTAGCCCATCTTTGTCTTCAGCATTGA
- the LOC131601270 gene encoding lysine--tRNA ligase, chloroplastic/mitochondrial-like isoform X1 translates to MYLGKNYRKEGISEEMIQGQFSSIVKRKRLVDQQFEQLKAHVDVGDILGAKGTEKRTKKKRYVDMIANPEVADVFRKRAKVVSGIRRTIDSLGYVEVESPVLQGAAEGAEARPFVTYHNSLGRDLYLRIATELHLKRTLVDGFEKVFEIGRIFRNEEISTCHNPEFTTIEVFFDLAHLCLQH, encoded by the exons ATGTATTTGGGAAAG AATTATCGCAAGGAGGGCATTTCGGAAGAGATGATTCAGGGACAATTCAG CTCTATAGTGAAAAGGAAAAGACTTGTAGATCAACAGTTTGAGCAATTGAAGGCACATGTTGATGTGGGTGATATACTAGGTGCAAAAGGAACAGAAAAACgcacaaaaaaaaaaag GTATGTAGATATGATTGCAAATCCAGAGGTAGCTGATGTATTCCGCAAAAGAGCAAAG GTTGTATCAGGGATACGAAGGACAATAGATTCTTTAGGTTATGTTGAGGTAGAATCTCCAGTTTTGCAG GGAGCAGCTGAGGGAGCAGAGGCCAGACCATTTGTCACATATCATAATTCTCTCGGAAGGGACTTATATTTGAGAATTGCAACTGAATTGCACCTAAAGAGAACGCTG GTGGATGGGTTTGAAAAAGTATTCGAGATTGGTCGAATATTTAGGAATGAAGAAATTTCAACTTGTCATAATCCTGAATTTACAACTATAGAG GTGTTTTTTGATTTAGCCCATCTTTGTCTTCAGCATTGA
- the LOC131601270 gene encoding lysine--tRNA ligase, chloroplastic/mitochondrial-like isoform X4 — translation MYLGKNYRKEGISEEMIQGQFSSIVKRKRLVDQQFEQLKAHVDVGDILGAKGTEKRTKKKRYVDMIANPEVADVFRKRAKVVSGIRRTIDSLGYVEVESPVLQGAAEGAEARPFVTYHNSLGRDLYLRIATELHLKRTLVDGFEKVFEIGRIFRNEEISTCHNPEFTTIEEHCVLRW, via the exons ATGTATTTGGGAAAG AATTATCGCAAGGAGGGCATTTCGGAAGAGATGATTCAGGGACAATTCAG CTCTATAGTGAAAAGGAAAAGACTTGTAGATCAACAGTTTGAGCAATTGAAGGCACATGTTGATGTGGGTGATATACTAGGTGCAAAAGGAACAGAAAAACgcacaaaaaaaaaaag GTATGTAGATATGATTGCAAATCCAGAGGTAGCTGATGTATTCCGCAAAAGAGCAAAG GTTGTATCAGGGATACGAAGGACAATAGATTCTTTAGGTTATGTTGAGGTAGAATCTCCAGTTTTGCAG GGAGCAGCTGAGGGAGCAGAGGCCAGACCATTTGTCACATATCATAATTCTCTCGGAAGGGACTTATATTTGAGAATTGCAACTGAATTGCACCTAAAGAGAACGCTG GTGGATGGGTTTGAAAAAGTATTCGAGATTGGTCGAATATTTAGGAATGAAGAAATTTCAACTTGTCATAATCCTGAATTTACAACTATAGAG